Sequence from the Burkholderia stabilis genome:
GGCTTTCGAGCGTCTCCGCGCAGACGAGCCGCAGCGCCTCGTGCAGCGCGAGCACGCCCGACACCGGCGCCGTGTAGTGATAGCCCGCGTTGTGCCAGAAGTTCTCCGCGAGCGCCATGTCGAGGCACCAGTGCGCGTTCGGCTCCGGGCGATGCTTCATGCGCTCCCACGCGGCGTCGGAGAACGCGATCAGCGATACGCCCGGGATCGACGACAGCCCCTTCTGGCCGCCGGTGATCACCGCGTCGATGCCCCACGCGTCCATTTCGAGCGGCATCGTCGACAGCGTGCACACCGCGTCGACGACGACCAGCGCGCCGGCCGCCTTCGCGAGCGCCGCGATGTCGCGCAGGTCGCGGTTCCACACGGTGTTCGACGTCTCGCCCTGCACGATCGTGACGATGTCGGGCCGCTCGCGCGCGATCGCATCCGCGATCTCGTCGAGGCTCGCGACCGCGCGATCGGCCACTTCGAGCGTCGCGACGTCGGCGCCGACGCGCGTGGCCATCTCGGCCATCCGCGCGCTGAAGAAGCCGTTGCGGATCGACAGCACGCGCGTGCCGCGCCACGCGAGGTTCGAGATCGCCATTTCCATCGCGGCCGAACCGGGGCCCGCGACGCCGAGCACCCACTTCGTGCGGGTCTGGAATACGTAGCGCGCCATCTCCTTCACCTGCTCGATGATCTTCGCCATCGTCGCGCCGAGGTGGTTGATCACGATCGTGTTCGCCTTCGCGACGGCGGCCGGGATCGGGACCGGGCCGGCCCCCATCATCAGCAGCGGTTCTTCGGGCAGGATCGCGTCGAGCGGCACGACGACGGGACAGGGAATCGGCGAGTAATCGATGGACATGGCGGGTAGAAGGTGAGGAAACGAAATGCATGGAAGTTCGCCGCGCTGCATGGCGAACTGATCGATCATTCCGCGTTCCGCGGCCTCGCGCAAGAGGCACGCGCGGCCTGACAGCATCGAACTGTCCGGTCGCCGGACCGGGCCAGCCGGCCGCGCGGGTATCGCGCGATGGTGTTCTTCA
This genomic interval carries:
- a CDS encoding pyridoxal-phosphate-dependent aminotransferase family protein, whose amino-acid sequence is MSIDYSPIPCPVVVPLDAILPEEPLLMMGAGPVPIPAAVAKANTIVINHLGATMAKIIEQVKEMARYVFQTRTKWVLGVAGPGSAAMEMAISNLAWRGTRVLSIRNGFFSARMAEMATRVGADVATLEVADRAVASLDEIADAIARERPDIVTIVQGETSNTVWNRDLRDIAALAKAAGALVVVDAVCTLSTMPLEMDAWGIDAVITGGQKGLSSIPGVSLIAFSDAAWERMKHRPEPNAHWCLDMALAENFWHNAGYHYTAPVSGVLALHEALRLVCAETLESRFARHLRCSLALQAGVESMGLKLYAPKDCRLNSVVGIETPEGLTPGMVCGHISKQYQVEISGSFGLPIVRIGQMGEQCREHNLFRTLHAFGRTMVDLKVPVDLPAGVAALEQELSRRGA